Proteins from one Cellulosilyticum lentocellum DSM 5427 genomic window:
- a CDS encoding sigma-70 family RNA polymerase sigma factor, whose product MTEYELEQMMNQYGDYIARTCYIYLKDWALAEDAVQEVFIKAYRYISEFRKESSEKTWLTSIAINICKNYVRTSWFRKVQIGIEKIETRNTLEDELINQINQSELLKQVMDLPIKYREVILLYYYQDFKINEIAEILGISESSIKMRLNRARKKLKDDFEEECIYG is encoded by the coding sequence ATGACAGAGTATGAGTTAGAGCAGATGATGAATCAATATGGTGATTACATTGCACGTACATGCTATATCTATTTAAAGGATTGGGCATTAGCCGAAGATGCTGTGCAAGAGGTATTTATTAAGGCGTATAGATACATAAGTGAATTTAGGAAAGAGTCCAGTGAGAAAACTTGGCTCACTAGCATTGCTATTAATATTTGCAAAAATTATGTGAGGACAAGTTGGTTTAGAAAAGTACAAATTGGAATTGAAAAGATTGAAACGCGTAATACGTTAGAGGACGAATTGATTAATCAAATTAACCAAAGTGAGTTACTCAAACAAGTAATGGATTTACCTATTAAATATCGTGAAGTTATTCTCCTATATTACTATCAAGACTTTAAAATAAATGAAATTGCAGAGATACTTGGCATAAGTGAAAGTAGTATAAAAATGAGACTGAACCGAGCAAGAAAAAAGCTCAAAGATGATTTTGAGGAGGAATGTATATATGGATGA
- a CDS encoding MerR family transcriptional regulator — protein sequence MEEKNQCEKVEPTLYKIGLFSQMNHVTIKTLRHYDDIGLLHPEHIDEENGYRYYTSNQLPVLHEILALRQMGFSLEEIKKVQEGMSVEELLLNKKAELIKRIAEENMKLSQVEYYLIHKGGDRSYNVILKELPEVIVASMRTIIPNYNALFNIVPPMGREMERLGCICAVPEYCFNIYHDGEYREENIDVEVCEAVTEMKEDSEMITFKTIEKVEMAACALHKGPYEDFPKAYGAILAWMEENGFEIAGYPRESYIDGIWNKDTPEEWLTEIQFPVKKIQK from the coding sequence ATGGAAGAGAAGAATCAATGTGAAAAAGTAGAGCCAACTCTATATAAAATCGGCTTATTTTCTCAAATGAATCATGTCACTATTAAGACCTTGAGGCATTATGATGATATAGGTCTTTTACATCCAGAACATATTGATGAGGAGAATGGATATAGATATTATACCTCTAATCAATTACCTGTTTTACATGAAATATTAGCGCTTCGACAGATGGGTTTTTCCTTGGAGGAAATAAAGAAGGTTCAAGAGGGAATGTCCGTAGAGGAGCTTCTTCTTAATAAAAAAGCCGAATTAATTAAAAGAATTGCAGAGGAAAATATGAAGCTTTCTCAGGTGGAATATTATCTTATTCATAAGGGAGGGGACAGGTCTTACAATGTCATTCTTAAGGAATTGCCAGAGGTCATTGTAGCTTCTATGAGAACGATTATTCCTAATTACAATGCCCTTTTTAATATTGTGCCTCCTATGGGACGTGAAATGGAGAGGTTAGGTTGCATTTGCGCAGTGCCTGAATATTGTTTTAATATTTATCATGATGGTGAATATAGAGAGGAAAATATAGATGTAGAGGTTTGCGAAGCTGTTACTGAGATGAAAGAAGACTCAGAGATGATTACCTTTAAAACCATTGAAAAAGTAGAAATGGCTGCATGTGCCTTGCATAAAGGACCCTATGAAGACTTTCCAAAAGCTTATGGAGCTATTTTAGCATGGATGGAGGAGAATGGATTTGAAATAGCAGGCTATCCAAGAGAGTCTTATATTGATGGTATTTGGAATAAAGACACACCGGAAGAGTGGTTAACTGAAATACAGTTTCCTGTAAAAAAGATTCAGAAGTGA
- a CDS encoding ABC transporter permease, with protein sequence MKRFLTLLKIEGRVALRGIDGIFFGVLMPVGIALLIGMICGDKPAFEGADYTFVQGSFAALITVGICATAFMGIPLTLADYRDKKILKHYCVTPVSPAVILLVQVVINMITALVSAVAVYLMMKFGFEYQLQGSILGFIGSYMLVMVAMYGLGMLMASLCTTVKTANLVCTLVYFPMLFLSGATIPYEVLPSPLQATANVLPLTQGIKLLKGYSLGTPVSDLAFPILLMLGIALISSVIAVKKFRWE encoded by the coding sequence ATGAAAAGATTTTTAACATTACTTAAAATAGAGGGGCGTGTAGCTCTTAGAGGAATCGATGGTATTTTCTTTGGTGTATTAATGCCAGTAGGGATTGCCCTTTTAATAGGGATGATTTGTGGAGATAAACCAGCTTTTGAGGGGGCAGATTATACTTTTGTGCAAGGCTCTTTTGCGGCCCTCATTACTGTGGGGATATGCGCTACAGCTTTTATGGGAATTCCTCTTACATTAGCAGATTATAGAGACAAAAAAATATTAAAGCACTACTGTGTGACACCCGTTAGTCCAGCTGTGATATTATTAGTACAGGTAGTCATTAATATGATAACGGCCTTAGTTTCCGCGGTAGCAGTTTACCTAATGATGAAGTTTGGATTTGAATATCAGCTTCAGGGTTCTATCCTAGGATTTATAGGAAGCTATATGCTAGTGATGGTGGCTATGTATGGGCTAGGCATGCTTATGGCAAGTTTATGTACAACAGTAAAAACAGCTAATCTAGTGTGCACTTTAGTTTACTTCCCAATGCTCTTTTTATCTGGGGCAACGATTCCTTATGAGGTATTACCTAGCCCTCTTCAAGCTACAGCTAATGTATTACCTTTAACCCAGGGCATTAAACTACTTAAAGGCTATTCTCTAGGAACACCTGTAAGTGACTTAGCATTTCCGATTCTTTTAATGCTAGGCATTGCTCTCATAAGTAGTGTCATTGCAGTGAAAAAATTTAGATGGGAATAG
- a CDS encoding ABC transporter ATP-binding protein yields the protein MNTIIEVNGLRKQYSNKVAVDGLSFQVNQGEVFGLLGHNGAGKSTTINCILGLKSFEGGSATVLGMKAANSRKQLFERVGVQLQQSCYQDRIKVEELCQETAALYKDTADYQQLLEAFSLSEFKKQYVSTLSGGEKQKLSVLLALISKPEVIFLDELTTGLDTAARREVWKKLRELKGKGVTILLTSHYMDEVEALCDRICILQEGKEIVSGTVKEVIASSPYECLEEAYLWYMGEEVEA from the coding sequence ATGAATACAATTATAGAAGTGAATGGACTAAGAAAGCAGTATAGCAATAAGGTTGCAGTAGACGGTTTATCTTTTCAGGTGAACCAAGGGGAAGTCTTTGGCCTTCTAGGGCATAATGGGGCAGGGAAATCTACAACGATTAATTGCATTCTAGGGCTTAAAAGCTTTGAAGGAGGTAGTGCTACTGTACTAGGTATGAAAGCGGCCAACTCCAGAAAGCAGCTTTTTGAGAGAGTGGGTGTTCAATTACAACAATCTTGTTACCAAGACCGCATTAAGGTAGAAGAGCTTTGCCAGGAGACTGCTGCTCTTTATAAGGACACTGCAGATTATCAGCAGCTACTAGAAGCTTTTTCATTAAGTGAGTTTAAAAAACAATACGTGTCTACTTTATCTGGAGGAGAAAAGCAAAAACTATCGGTATTACTGGCTCTTATCTCAAAACCAGAGGTTATTTTTCTAGATGAGTTAACAACAGGTTTAGATACAGCAGCTAGAAGAGAAGTATGGAAGAAACTACGTGAACTGAAGGGAAAAGGAGTGACCATTCTTCTTACCTCTCACTATATGGATGAGGTAGAAGCACTCTGTGACCGGATTTGCATTTTACAAGAGGGAAAGGAAATAGTCAGTGGTACTGTAAAGGAAGTCATAGCAAGTAGTCCTTATGAATGTCTAGAAGAAGCTTATCTTTGGTATATGGGAGAGGAGGTAGAAGCATGA
- a CDS encoding GNAT family N-acetyltransferase, protein MIRKLVEADRTQTLAFLSAEPAINLFMIGDIEQDGFDKDFQEFWGDFNILGELEGILVRYNEFYIPYYKALDFNPLPFVEIIKSDANHVGISGKESVLNLFKPYFNTYHYKSTYFCELKTAEHLKVVSLPIKVATPEDATRICELLNEIEEFNESPSKPESLERVIRSGAGRVYYTETEDGILKNVVQTTAENSMSAMIIGVATRKAYRHQGLMSASLSKLCRDLIENECKSLCLFYDNPEAGKIYHRLGFESIDKWTMLFKA, encoded by the coding sequence ATGATTCGTAAATTAGTAGAAGCAGACCGTACACAGACTTTAGCTTTTCTTAGCGCAGAGCCTGCTATTAATCTTTTTATGATTGGTGATATTGAACAAGATGGGTTTGATAAAGACTTTCAAGAGTTTTGGGGCGACTTTAATATTCTAGGTGAACTAGAAGGCATACTGGTTCGTTATAATGAATTTTATATTCCTTACTATAAAGCTCTTGACTTTAATCCATTACCATTTGTAGAAATTATTAAATCAGATGCAAACCATGTGGGTATTTCCGGAAAAGAAAGTGTTCTTAACTTATTTAAACCTTATTTTAATACCTATCACTACAAGAGTACTTACTTTTGTGAACTTAAAACAGCTGAACACCTTAAAGTTGTTAGTCTACCTATAAAAGTTGCCACTCCTGAGGATGCTACGCGTATCTGTGAACTATTAAATGAGATTGAAGAATTTAATGAATCTCCTTCTAAACCAGAATCATTAGAACGTGTTATTCGTTCTGGTGCCGGGCGTGTTTATTATACAGAAACGGAAGATGGCATTCTTAAAAACGTGGTACAAACTACTGCTGAAAACTCTATGTCTGCTATGATCATAGGCGTTGCTACACGTAAAGCTTATCGTCATCAAGGACTTATGTCTGCCTCACTTTCTAAGCTTTGCAGAGATCTTATTGAGAATGAATGTAAATCACTTTGCTTATTCTATGATAATCCAGAAGCAGGTAAAATTTATCACCGTCTCGGATTTGAATCTATCGATAAATGGACAATGCTCTTTAAAGCTTAA
- a CDS encoding radical SAM protein, with the protein MANIMVTKRCNLRCSYCFANEFVGKSTEDISLSSFMKAIDFSLTNSDEGIGIIGGEPTVHKQFKQMLQLIIEDNRIKRCTLFTNGILIDEYVKELTHPKFSLLINCNAPNDIGANQFEKTVKNIDLFAEEYYMRDRITLGINMYKPNFEYQYLLELLKHHQFKYVRTSLSVPNTEQLRRQSALDYFYEMKPYVLNFYHDALDVGIIPFYDCNAIPKCIFQENELEMLRRKLIATGNDDRNLLSDFVTCEPVIDILPDLSVIRCFALSEYEKAKISDFNTIFEAKAYFNNCFDTLCYQICTDIRCKDCYERLTMKCSGGCYAFKANKVIECRNIIDDINTRN; encoded by the coding sequence ATGGCTAATATTATGGTCACAAAGAGATGCAATTTAAGATGTTCCTATTGTTTTGCTAATGAGTTTGTTGGAAAAAGCACAGAAGACATTTCCTTATCTTCATTTATGAAAGCTATTGATTTCTCACTTACCAATTCTGACGAAGGCATAGGTATAATTGGAGGAGAACCTACTGTCCATAAACAATTTAAGCAAATGCTGCAGCTTATTATAGAAGATAATAGAATAAAAAGATGCACATTATTCACCAATGGGATCCTTATAGATGAGTATGTAAAAGAACTTACACATCCGAAATTTAGTTTGCTTATAAACTGCAATGCACCAAATGATATAGGGGCTAATCAATTTGAAAAGACAGTAAAGAACATAGATTTATTTGCTGAAGAATATTACATGAGAGATAGAATAACTCTTGGTATTAATATGTATAAACCAAATTTTGAGTATCAATATCTCCTAGAGCTACTTAAGCACCATCAATTTAAATATGTAAGAACATCTCTTAGTGTGCCAAATACGGAGCAACTTCGAAGACAAAGTGCACTTGATTATTTTTATGAAATGAAGCCATATGTTCTTAATTTTTATCATGATGCTTTGGATGTGGGAATTATTCCGTTTTATGACTGCAATGCTATTCCTAAGTGCATTTTTCAGGAGAACGAACTAGAAATGCTTAGACGAAAACTTATAGCTACAGGAAATGATGATCGAAATCTACTAAGTGATTTTGTAACCTGTGAGCCTGTTATTGATATTTTGCCTGATTTAAGTGTTATTCGTTGTTTTGCTCTCTCTGAATATGAGAAAGCCAAAATATCAGATTTTAACACTATATTTGAAGCAAAAGCTTACTTTAATAACTGCTTCGATACCCTTTGCTACCAAATCTGTACAGATATAAGATGTAAGGATTGCTACGAGCGTCTGACAATGAAATGTTCGGGAGGATGTTATGCCTTTAAAGCCAATAAGGTTATAGAATGCAGAAATATAATTGATGATATAAACACTAGAAACTAA
- a CDS encoding IS630 family transposase, whose translation MSRTTSVTAELHGYSLEELKKLRRSYSTEIGRNVLTTVVMLIEGNSVKQIADFLAVRLITVYTYINRWNELGISSLEDYRGRTPSNCKMTAEMEHDLLEVVQHNIPNDFEFLGNVWTAKLLSDYLNQNYGIRLCPQCIRDTLHKNNYSFKRAQKRPSKGVKSEQESFKKMIETTSTVENDSDSVLYVMDETALRTESDNRRTWSPVGVSPILESNGSHQGVNIIGATEITKNFDTIADIYDAAHTIKGKEIKEFLSELLERNLGKKVYVVLDNAKTHNNHEIQEFWSQNTNRLVLINTPVYSPQLNPQENIWNLLKNKVYTVGAKESTDALFEEVNHLYNQFNDDKGLIKNIVNPRNYYFKSRI comes from the coding sequence ATGAGCAGAACAACTTCCGTAACAGCTGAACTTCATGGATACTCGTTAGAAGAACTAAAAAAATTAAGAAGATCTTATTCTACAGAGATAGGTAGGAATGTTCTTACGACAGTTGTTATGCTTATAGAAGGCAATTCAGTTAAACAAATTGCAGATTTTCTTGCAGTACGTTTAATTACTGTTTATACCTATATAAATCGTTGGAATGAGCTTGGTATTTCTTCTTTAGAAGACTATAGAGGTAGAACCCCTTCTAATTGCAAAATGACAGCTGAAATGGAACATGATCTTTTAGAAGTGGTTCAGCATAATATCCCTAATGATTTTGAGTTTCTAGGCAATGTTTGGACTGCCAAGCTTTTATCAGATTATCTTAATCAAAACTACGGGATAAGGCTATGCCCACAATGTATTAGAGATACACTTCATAAAAACAACTATAGCTTCAAACGAGCTCAAAAAAGACCAAGTAAAGGTGTAAAATCTGAGCAAGAATCGTTTAAAAAAATGATAGAAACTACGAGTACTGTAGAAAACGATTCTGATAGTGTTTTGTATGTTATGGACGAAACTGCCCTAAGAACAGAATCTGATAACAGGAGAACTTGGAGTCCAGTTGGGGTGTCCCCTATCTTAGAAAGCAATGGTTCTCATCAAGGGGTTAATATTATTGGTGCAACAGAAATAACCAAAAACTTTGATACAATAGCCGATATATATGATGCAGCACATACTATCAAAGGTAAAGAAATAAAAGAATTTTTAAGTGAACTATTAGAACGTAATCTTGGAAAGAAGGTGTATGTTGTTTTAGATAATGCTAAAACACATAATAATCATGAGATTCAAGAGTTCTGGAGTCAAAATACTAATAGGTTAGTACTTATTAATACCCCCGTTTATTCACCACAACTTAATCCACAAGAAAACATTTGGAACTTGCTTAAGAATAAAGTGTATACAGTAGGTGCTAAAGAGAGTACTGATGCACTCTTTGAAGAAGTTAATCATCTATATAATCAATTCAATGATGATAAAGGGCTAATTAAAAACATCGTTAATCCCAGAAATTACTACTTCAAGTCCAGAATATAA
- a CDS encoding cysteine hydrolase family protein, producing the protein MKNTVLLVVDVQTALVEAGPYNKERVIGNIAYLLQLCRANGVEVVYVRHDDREGSNLEQGTPGWQIYNEIKPMKEERIFEKQYNSAFLHTGLKAYLDSKQVKNIILVGMQTEYCIDTTCKVAFEHGYQPIIPEETNMTFDNEYLTGKQLYEFYNYKVWNKRFATVQSIEELEEELKK; encoded by the coding sequence ATGAAAAATACAGTATTATTAGTAGTTGATGTTCAAACAGCACTTGTTGAAGCAGGTCCATATAATAAAGAAAGGGTCATAGGTAACATAGCTTACCTTCTTCAGCTCTGCAGAGCAAATGGAGTAGAGGTGGTCTATGTGCGTCATGATGATAGAGAGGGGAGTAACCTTGAACAAGGGACTCCAGGATGGCAGATTTATAATGAAATTAAGCCTATGAAAGAAGAACGTATTTTTGAAAAGCAGTATAATAGTGCTTTCTTACATACAGGGTTAAAAGCATATCTTGATAGCAAGCAAGTAAAAAACATTATTTTAGTAGGTATGCAGACAGAATACTGTATTGATACAACTTGTAAAGTTGCTTTTGAGCATGGCTATCAACCTATTATTCCAGAGGAAACGAATATGACCTTTGATAATGAGTATTTAACTGGTAAACAACTATATGAGTTTTACAACTATAAAGTTTGGAATAAACGTTTTGCTACAGTACAATCAATAGAAGAATTAGAAGAAGAGTTAAAGAAGTAA
- a CDS encoding thioredoxin domain-containing protein translates to MFEQATYEEDVKSFKKIFSTEADQLLSKEELAIVYIGRATCPFCRKFARKLSGLTNEINQAIYYIESDNALDKEINSFREKYNILTVPGFIVSHNGQVEVRCDSSTPEAEILAMIK, encoded by the coding sequence ATGTTTGAACAAGCTACATACGAAGAAGATGTGAAATCATTTAAGAAAATATTTTCTACAGAAGCAGATCAATTACTGTCTAAAGAAGAATTAGCTATTGTTTATATTGGTCGTGCAACATGCCCATTCTGTCGTAAGTTTGCTAGAAAATTAAGTGGATTGACTAATGAAATTAACCAGGCTATTTATTATATAGAAAGTGATAATGCTCTAGATAAGGAAATTAACTCATTTAGAGAAAAGTATAATATTCTAACTGTACCAGGCTTTATTGTCAGTCATAATGGACAAGTAGAAGTGCGTTGTGATTCTTCAACTCCAGAGGCAGAAATATTAGCTATGATAAAATAA
- a CDS encoding ABC transporter ATP-binding protein, with translation MLSGFAAIIVMVTPYLIGKVVDSIEDGNPSLVLLMALAAFYIGDYLIKFMQGYAMAAVSQRMIKYIRKVLFNHFNHLPLAFFDKRQNGDLMSRLTNDIDNISTTISDSLTQLMQLVFTIVGVFLVMLSLNISLTGVTLVAGPLIYLLTKSITKRTRILFRKQQEALGRLNGHIEESISGTMIVKAYGREEALIEEFEEVNDKLAAVAIKAQIWSGFLMPLMNVINNLCFIFIAVVGGLMATKGVITVGIISSFLLYAKQFTRPLNEVANIYNILQTAVAGAERIFEIFDEEVELEDVQGAKALAKPRGEISFEEVCFGYEEGQPILKSINLNIESGTRVAIVGSTGAGKTTIISLLTRFYDVSSGRILLDGEDIRNYRRKDLRDCFGVVLQDAALFPMSILENIRYGKRNATDEEVIAAAKSANAHDFIQRLPNQYHTIIGSEANTLSQGEKQLITIARAILANAPIMILDEATSSVDTRTERKIKEAIKTLTTGRTSIFIAHRLSTIRDCYIIVLEKGEIAEMGYHEELLEKQGIYHRMYQTQIGA, from the coding sequence AGATTCAATAGAGGATGGCAATCCTAGTCTTGTATTATTAATGGCATTAGCTGCTTTTTATATAGGGGATTATCTGATTAAGTTCATGCAGGGCTATGCTATGGCAGCTGTTTCACAAAGGATGATTAAATACATTCGTAAGGTATTATTTAATCACTTTAATCACTTGCCACTTGCCTTTTTTGACAAAAGGCAAAATGGAGATCTTATGAGTAGGTTAACCAATGATATCGATAATATTAGTACAACTATATCAGACTCACTGACCCAGCTGATGCAATTAGTATTCACCATAGTTGGTGTATTTTTAGTGATGCTTTCTTTAAATATTTCATTAACAGGAGTAACCTTGGTGGCAGGCCCACTTATTTATCTTTTAACCAAGAGTATCACTAAAAGAACGAGGATACTTTTTAGGAAGCAGCAAGAAGCACTAGGAAGACTTAATGGTCATATCGAAGAAAGTATCTCAGGTACTATGATTGTTAAGGCTTATGGTAGGGAAGAAGCCTTGATAGAAGAGTTTGAAGAGGTAAATGATAAGCTAGCAGCAGTAGCTATTAAAGCGCAGATATGGTCAGGATTTTTAATGCCACTTATGAATGTTATCAATAACCTATGTTTTATATTTATAGCAGTAGTAGGAGGCTTGATGGCTACAAAGGGTGTTATTACAGTAGGGATTATCTCAAGCTTTTTACTTTATGCAAAGCAGTTTACACGTCCACTCAATGAAGTTGCCAACATTTATAATATTTTACAAACAGCTGTGGCTGGTGCAGAGCGTATCTTTGAAATTTTTGATGAAGAAGTAGAGCTAGAAGATGTACAAGGAGCCAAAGCATTGGCAAAGCCAAGAGGAGAGATTAGCTTTGAGGAGGTATGCTTTGGTTATGAAGAAGGGCAGCCTATTCTTAAGTCTATCAATCTAAATATAGAGTCAGGTACAAGAGTGGCCATTGTTGGTTCTACAGGGGCAGGTAAAACAACGATTATTAGTTTGCTTACTAGATTTTATGATGTAAGTTCCGGCAGAATTCTTTTAGATGGAGAAGATATAAGGAATTATCGAAGAAAAGACCTTAGGGATTGCTTTGGCGTGGTACTTCAAGATGCAGCACTTTTCCCTATGAGTATTCTAGAAAATATTAGATATGGCAAGCGAAATGCCACAGATGAAGAAGTAATAGCAGCTGCCAAAAGCGCTAACGCACATGACTTTATTCAAAGGCTTCCTAATCAATATCATACCATCATAGGGTCAGAAGCCAACACCTTAAGTCAAGGAGAGAAGCAGCTAATCACCATTGCAAGGGCTATTCTAGCCAATGCACCTATTATGATTTTAGATGAAGCTACTAGCTCAGTTGATACACGTACTGAACGAAAGATTAAAGAAGCCATCAAGACACTTACAACAGGAAGAACCTCTATCTTTATTGCCCATCGATTATCTACTATTAGAGATTGCTACATCATCGTCCTTGAAAAAGGTGAGATTGCAGAGATGGGCTATCATGAGGAACTTCTAGAAAAGCAAGGCATATACCATAGAATGTATCAGACACAAATTGGTGCGTAG